Genomic window (Chloroflexota bacterium):
AGATTCGCACCTATCCGGTGCAGATTCAGGGACAGTCGCTGGTGTTGGGGATTGCGCGGGACGTAACGGAGCGCAAGGAGGCCGAGCGCCAACTCGCCGAGCGGCGCCTGTATTTGGAGGCGGTGCTGGCCGCCGCGCCCGATGCCATCGTAACCCTGGATGCCCAGCATCGCATCGTGGAGTGGAACGCGCAGGCCGAGCGACTGTTCGGCTACACGCGCGATGAGGCCGTCGGCAAACCGCTGGACGACCTCATCACCAACGCGCACTCGGCGGGCCAGGCGAAAGCCCTCACCGCCCAAGTGATGAGGGGCCAGGTGGTGCCGCCCACAGAAGTGGTGCGCTACCGCAAGGACGGGACGCCCGTAGATGTCGTCGTGGCGTCGGCGCCCGTGCTGGTGGAAGGGCACTTTATCGGCGCGGTGGCCGTGTACACCGACATCACGGAACGGAAACGCGCCGAGCAGGCGGTGCGCGAGAGCCAGGAACGGCTACAGGATTTCCTGGACAACGCCACCGACTTGATCCAGATGGTGGATCCCCAGGGGCGGTTCCTGTACGTCAACCGCGCCTGGCGCAAGGCGCTGGGGTATTCCGAGGCCGAAGTCGCCGGCCTGACCCTGCCGGACATCATCCACCCGGATTCCATGGATCACTGCATGCGGCTGCTCGGGGATATGGCCGCGGGGCAGCACAATGTGGTGAACGTGGAGGCGACATTCATCACCAAGGACGGCAGGCCGATTCAGGTGGAAGGGAACGTGTCCTATCGCATGGAGAACGGAAAGCCGGTGTCCACGCGGGGCATCTTCCGCGACATTACCGAGCGCAAGCAGGCCGAACAGGCCCTGCGCGAAAGCGAGGCGCGCTACCGTGGGCTGTTTGACAACATCCCCATCGGCCTGTACCGCACCGACCCCGATGGCCGCATCCTGGACGCCAACCCCGCCCTGCTGGAGATGCTAGGTTACGAGAGCCTGGAGGAACTCCAGCGTGTCAACGCCAGCGACGTTTACGTGGATCCCGCCGACCGTCAGCGTCAGCAGGCGATTCTGGAGCGCGAGGGCGTCGCGCGGGCCTTTGAGCAGCGCATGCGCCGCAAAGATGGCTCGGTCATCTGGGTGCTGGATAACGTGCGCGCCATCCGCGACGCCGACGGCAACATCGTGGCCTACGAGGGCAGCCTGGAGGACATCACAGAGCGCAAGCGCATCCAGGAGGAATTGCGCCAGGCGAAGGAGGCCGCCGAGGCCGCCAGCCGCGCCAAGAGCGAGTTCCTGGCCAACATCAGCCACGAAATCCGCACCCCCATGAACGGCATTATCGGCATGACCGAACTGGCGCTGGATACCGAACTCACGCACGAGCAGCGCGAATACCTGACCATGGCGCGCAACTCCGCCGAATCGCTCCTGCGCATCCTCAACGACATTCTGGACTTCTCCAAGATTGAGGCGGGCAAACTGGACATGGAATCCGTGCCCTTCAGCCTGCGCGACTGCCTGGGCGACACAATGAAGGCGCTGGCGGTGCGGGCGCACAACAAGGGGCTGGAGTTGGCCATGGACATCCCGCCCCACGTGCCCGACGCGCTCATTGGCGACCCAGGTCGCCTGCGGCAGATCGTCGCCAACCTGGTGGGCAATGCGATCAAGTTCACCGAGCAAGGTGAAATCGTCCTGTTTGTGGACTCCTCCGAGGAGACGGACGATGAGGTGGTGCTCCAGTTCGCAGTGGCCGACACCGGCATCGGCATCCCACCCGAACGCCAGCAGGCGATCTTTGAGGCGTTCACCCAGGCCGACAGTTCTACTACGCGCCAGTACGGGGGGACGGGCCTGGGCCTGACCATCTCGGCGCGCCTGGTGGAGATGATGGGCGGCAAGATATGGGTGGAGAGCGAGGTCGGCGTGGGTAGCACGTTCTACTTCACGGCGCGGTTCGGCATCCAGAAGGGGGTGAGCGCGTGGCCCACGGCTGAACTCGGCGACATGCGCGGGATGGCCGTCCTGGCAGTGGACGACAACGAGACGAACCGTCGCATTCTGCAGGGCATGCTGGCGTCGTGGGGGTTGCGCCCGGTGCCGGCTGCCAATGGGCGCGAGGCGCTTGCGCTGATGCGGGACGCCAGCGCACGGGGCGAACCTTTCCCCCTCGTCATCACCGACGTGCGCATGCCGGAGATGGACGGGTTCGCCCTGATTGAGCAGATTCGGGCCAACGCGGACATCGCCAGCGCTCGGGTCATCATCCTGTCATCGGCGGGGA
Coding sequences:
- a CDS encoding PAS domain S-box protein — translated: MTPPKPTALPDGDADYRTLFDGLPVGVYRTTPDGRVLLANPALARMLGYASPEELMRRNLEKESFGDAYSRAEFKARMERDGFITGWETSWTRRDGSRIYVRETSRAVRDDAGNILYYEGIVEDVSERRRAEEALKASEERFRILFEYAPDAYYLSDLKGVFVDGNRAAEQMVGYKREELIGGSFLKLKLLSPSQIPKAAALLARNLLGQPTGPDEFVLTRKDGSKVVAEIRTYPVQIQGQSLVLGIARDVTERKEAERQLAERRLYLEAVLAAAPDAIVTLDAQHRIVEWNAQAERLFGYTRDEAVGKPLDDLITNAHSAGQAKALTAQVMRGQVVPPTEVVRYRKDGTPVDVVVASAPVLVEGHFIGAVAVYTDITERKRAEQAVRESQERLQDFLDNATDLIQMVDPQGRFLYVNRAWRKALGYSEAEVAGLTLPDIIHPDSMDHCMRLLGDMAAGQHNVVNVEATFITKDGRPIQVEGNVSYRMENGKPVSTRGIFRDITERKQAEQALRESEARYRGLFDNIPIGLYRTDPDGRILDANPALLEMLGYESLEELQRVNASDVYVDPADRQRQQAILEREGVARAFEQRMRRKDGSVIWVLDNVRAIRDADGNIVAYEGSLEDITERKRIQEELRQAKEAAEAASRAKSEFLANISHEIRTPMNGIIGMTELALDTELTHEQREYLTMARNSAESLLRILNDILDFSKIEAGKLDMESVPFSLRDCLGDTMKALAVRAHNKGLELAMDIPPHVPDALIGDPGRLRQIVANLVGNAIKFTEQGEIVLFVDSSEETDDEVVLQFAVADTGIGIPPERQQAIFEAFTQADSSTTRQYGGTGLGLTISARLVEMMGGKIWVESEVGVGSTFYFTARFGIQKGVSAWPTAELGDMRGMAVLAVDDNETNRRILQGMLASWGLRPVPAANGREALALMRDASARGEPFPLVITDVRMPEMDGFALIEQIRANADIASARVIILSSAGMPGDAARCRDLGVDGYLIKPVKQSELLDAILTVMAPKEGEPCAPTLVTRHAIREMRKHVRVLLAEDNPVNQRLATRLLEKRGHIVTVANNGREALALLERESFDVVLMDVEMPEMDGFAATAAIREREKSTGQHIPIVAMTAHAMKGDREKCLAAGMDEYISKPLKVVQLLEIVERLAAGGREAESAAPEPYVGAEPAFRLDAALERVGGDKDLLREISEMFLTESQTLLSQVRQAIAQGDAALLKRAGHTLKGLARNFSADQAAQTALEVEQIGDEGRMGDAPAAAARLEAEVARLVQALREFLAQP